AAGAGCATCACCACCCAATCTGGAAACCATAATTGCAAGAAATCTTATACCGATACGGCCAGAACGACATCGCACTCGAAATCTGACTACAAAGATTTTTCATGGTTTCTTGTATAGAGTAGCATAATTATACTTAATTGAATACTTTTTGCGGCAGACTTTCGTCTGTCTTGTTGTGATGCTCAGAAATAAAAAAAGAACGATTGAAGATATAAATACCTCAATCGCTCTTGTTGATTCTTTGGTTAATCCCTTAATTGGTCAATGTTAACTTAATGACATTGATTAAAAAATGTGCCGTTTTTTTCAGAATGTATTCTGGAATAATTTATTTTTACAATAATTAACCACGAGATTTAGATGAGTAATAATATTTACCATCTTCTTTTGTAATTGTAACTAAATTATGTGCAGAAATAAGATGATAATTATCACTAGGATATTCTTCCTCCATAATTCTAATATTTTCACCATTATTTTTAACAAACAATTTGAAATATCCGTATGTAGCTAAAAACTCCTTATTTGAATCACCTGCTTTAAGTGTAATAGTACCAGTTCGTGCTGTTTTTCCTTCATCTACTGTTGTAGGATCCTCTTCATAAATTACAGTAATTTTTTCACCTGTTTCATTTGTTATATAAACTTTATTGTAATCAGTTAATTCGTCACCAACTTCTTTCATTGCTTTGGCCATACCAATTAACTCACAACTTGAAAATAAAACTGCAACTCCAAAAACAATGGCGATTAAACCAAATCTCTTTTTCATATTTTACCTCTTCTATGAAAATAATGTATCAAGATGGTAAAAAATAACTTAATAAAAACATTTTGTCAACATCAATATTTATAAAATTTTATTATTTGCAACATTATTGATTATTAGCTAAAACTCTGGTTTGCAGACAATATGCAGTAATTCACCACTTGTTGGATGATAAAATTTTATTTCTGCCGCATGAAGCATAAGCCGTTCACCGTCCCTGCACTCTCCATACAAACTGTCTCCAACAATTGGGATACCTAGTCCACCGCGTTCTACAGAACAACTCGAAGCAAGTCTCAGCTGATGTGTTCTGCCGGTAAGAGGCGAAAAACCAATACGAGTTACAATCTTTTCCCCGGAACCAGTTTGAAGTTTTTCAACTCCAAGCTTTTTCCATTCTGTAATTCCGAGTTTACCGTTTACCTCATCAAAAATCTGATGCGGTCTGTTATCTGGATCCAGTCGGAAAGGAAGTTCTGTTCTTCCTTCTGTTTTTCCACGCAAGATTCCATCAAGAAGTGCAATATATTTTTTATGAACCTGTCCTGCTGCAAACTGTTCGTTTAATTTTCTGTGTGCTTCGGGATTTAGGGCACAAATCAAAATACCTGAAGTCTCCATATCAAGTCTGTGTACGGCACATTGCACCGGTGCCTCTGGAAACAAGTTACGTACACGCGATTCTACACAATCCTGCTTGTCCTCGCCCTTCCCGGGAACAGAAAGAAGTCCGCTTTGTTTATTTACAACAACTATATCCTTATCCCGATATAAAATTTCAAGTCCTAAAATTGAAGGAAGAATATAACCACAGCGCTCATCACAAGGAGGATAAGAAATCCCATTCTGTTTGTTTTTTGTATCACGACCAAAATAAACTTCATCCATACTAACTGGTTCAAGTTCATGTGCAAAGGCATAACTTAAAAACTTTGGAGCACAGCAGTCGCCCGTTCCTGTCGGCGGAAGATGTCCGCCATGTAGTTTGATTATTTCATCAAGAGTTACAGGCATTCCATCAAAACGTGTAAAAGCATAAAGTGAAAACACATTTTTAAGAGAGGCATCAGTAAGGCAGGTTCGCTGTTCAATAAGCTGTTTTCTTTCAGGAGATGATTTATTAACTAACGTTAGTTTGTTAATCTGATCCGTTAATTTATGAATCTGTAAATCATTTTCTTCAAGCGCTTTATCAATTTTATCTGAAGAAACTATAGAAGGAACAAAGACTGATTTTTCTACAAAAAGATTTTTAAAAGGACGTACAGCTTCAAGCTGTTTATTATTTCCGCTCACAGCATAAAGCACAACCCGATGTCCTGTACCATCTTCATGTTTTTTCCAGCAGACAAGAGCGCCAATCATAACGCCTTGTCCTTTTCGTTCTTCACTTTCCCGCCCGCATTGCTTTAACTGTACATCTCCCCTTTCTATTAAGGAAATGAGCTTCTGGCAGTAATGACGGGCAGATTCCTGCGAAAACGGTGGAAACATTTACAGTGGTACGCCCTATTTAAGATTTCTGATTTCTACTGAGCCGTCTTCTTTTGAAATGAAAACAATCGGCTTATTCTGGGTAAAGAGACCTGTCTCTACAACTCCAACAATAGAATTGATTTTTGCTTCCATCTCAGGAACGTTTATAGGTTCTTTCCATGTACAGTCAAGAATCTGATTTCCATTATCTGTAATTACAGGGCCAGCTTTTCGAACACCTTCACGAAGAACAGCTGTAGCACCAAGAGCACTAAGAGCATTCATTACAGGTACGCGTGCATCACCGATAATTTCTACAGGAACCGGGAACTTAGTACCGATTGTCTGTACCGCTTTTGAAGAATCAGCAATTACGACAAAGATCTTTGCATTATATTCAACAATCTTTTCACGAACATGAGCAGCACCGCCACCCTTAATACAGTTACAGTCCGGATCAACCTCATCTGCACCATCAATTGCAAGATCAAGCTGACCTCCAATTGCTCTGTCGTTCATTGAATAAACAGGAATTCCATAATCCTGGCAGGCATTCTGTGTCTGAAAACTTGTAACTACAGCTTTTATATCTTTAAGTTTTCCACTTGTAATGTGTTCAGCAAGACGTTTTACTGCAGGCATAGCTGTTGAACCTGTACCAAGACCAATCTTCATACCGCTGAAAATAAGACCTTTTTCAATAAGGGTATCAACGGCTGTATTAGCCACCAAAGTTTTTTGTTCTGATTGTGATAAAGACATAGCGGTTATAACCTCCTACAATAATAACCGTAATTGTTTTATTTTTTTTCTTCGTAGTTCAGACCAGTAAACAGCTTAAACTGTTCATAGGCCTGATATTCAAGCATCTTATAACCATTACATACTCTACAGCCTGCCAGAGCAGCTCTCTTCATTACAGGGGTTGTAGACGGCTCATAAACAATATCAAAAAGAAGTTCATTGCCGCGGAAATCATAAAAATAAATCGGATCATTTTCCGCACTGCTTGGACCTTCTGAATTCATACCCACCGAAGTAGTCTGCACGATAAGTGTAGAATATTCATCCAGCTTTGCCATACAATGTGGATCCAGCTGGCAGTAATTAAAGCCATACTTTTCTGCTAACTGGGCTGCGGTTTCCACTGTACGATTAAAAATACAAACTCTCGCCCCCATCTGCTTAAGAACATAAACAATTGCCTTAGCTGCACCACCTGCTCCAATTACAGCAACTTTCTTGTGTTTGATTTTTACAGGGCCAAGAAATTCTTCAAGAGCTCGTCGGAAACCAGGAGCATCAGTATTGTAACCAAGCCATTTATTATTCTTTCGTACAATAGTATTACAAGCTCCAATCTGAGCAACCTCTGGTGACTGCTCATGAATATAATACATTACAGATTCTTTATGAGGAATTGTAACGGAAAGTCCCTTTACTCCAATACCCTCACAGAAAGAAAGAGTATCAGAGATCAGCTGAGAACGATATGGAATATAAACAGCATTTAGTTTTTTAGCTTCGTAACCTTTATTATGAATTTCAGGACTCGAAGTTTTTAATAGAGGCCAGCCTGCAATTCCATAAAGAGAAGTATCCTGATTGATTGATTTGAAATGATACATCTCATTGATTGTCACAGGATCAATATGTCCAATAGCTTTTGTATTTTCTAAAACTTCTTCCGGAGATACATAAGTAAGGAAAGAATTAGTTCTGCTTGCAAGTAAACGAGAAGGAAAACCTTCTGCTCCCATAGCACAGAGAATATGCTCATACTGAGTCATACTCTCACCTTCTTTCAAAAGATTTAATACATCAGAAAGAGAATGAGGCATGAAGGCAATTTTTGGAATTTCATAACCGGTTTTACGCATAATGTCGCAGCGTTCACGTATATTCAGGATCGGTTCTTTCATACTATGGCAGCTTCTGATAATACGAACACCAAAAGCCATAGCCGCATCCTGAATACTTGGAATATGAAAATCTTCTTCAAAATCTACAAAGGCAAAGTTTTTTGATTTATCAGGATTTGCAAAAGCAAGGGCACGTGCAAAAAGATTTGTACGTGCAAAATCACCACCAGTAAACTGACCACCGTCAATGTCGCGGCGGATTGTAAGAATACACGGCTGATATATCATTGCTGGAAAACGGCGGGCGCTTAACTGTTCATCTTCATTAAGATGATCAACCCGCAGCTCAACCATATCAATATATTTTTCATACTTTTTTACAAGCTTAAGATCCTCTTCAAGAGTCTTGCCGGTAAGGGTCATACATATCAGCGGCTGGTTCATGACTTTTCCTTAATTAACTGTCTTTTTTGAAACTACTTTATTTACAACTGTAAGCTCAAGGGTTGTTCCCTTTGGAACTGCATATGGTACGGTAACCATTCCACCCGGATGATTAAAGCTGAGAAGTGTATATGAATTACCCTCAGCAGGATAAGCTTCAATCTTCATTGGAACTGGATATGGATAATCTGCAACCTTTTCCTGATAGATACCATAAATGTTATCGTTATATTCACCAGAAGGAAGAGCCATTTCAACAGCAACACGAGTATAATTTGGAACAAACTCGTCATCGAATGCCTGCTGATCAACAACAGTTCCCGGCTTTTCATCATCGGAAGACTTGTGTGAAGTAATATCAAATACAAGCTTGCTTCTTGTAATAATCTGAAGAAGGTCGTTAACGCTCTGACCAATAAGGTAAGGAGCCTTAGTATTTTCGTAGTTAGGTCCACGGCTTACAACAAGCTGAACTGTAACAGGTTCAGAAATTTTTGTACCAGCAGGTGGATCCTGTTCGAGAATTGTTCCGGCATCAGATGCATCAGGTTTATACTCTGGTTCTGCAAGCACGATAAGAGGTTTAGTCTGTCCGGCAAACAAAGTCTGAAGCTTCATGCGAAGATCTTCAATATTCATACCGGTATATTCATCAACCTTATCAACAATTACACCACGGCTTACAACAAGAGAAACACGGCTGTAGCCTTTTACGATTGCACCTGCATCCGGAGACTGATCAAGAATAGTTCCTTCATCTCCAGGAAGGTCTGAATAACGCAGACTGATTTTTGGATAAAGTTCCTTTACCTGCATCTCCAGAAGTGCATCTTCAAGATTCTTTCCTACAACATTTGGAACAAGAACCTTTTCCGGGCCTTTTACATTTATAAAGAAAATAGCAAATGCTGCAAAACACATAAGTGCAAATGCACAAAGACAGATTCCAAGAAAAGCCGGAATACTTGTCTGAAATTTATCATAAGACTCAGAAAACTTTATGCTTATATGCGGCTTCTTTTTGAATATATTCTTGATTTTAGAAGATTTAGATTCATTTTCGTAATCTTTGTTGTCGTCCATAATTTCCTCTATATATTAAACCAGCACGGTACCGATAAAGTTTCTAGCACCGTTCATAAAACTTTTATAATCCATAGCGTTTTTACCCTGACGCTGCAGTTTCTTTACAGCAAGGATTCCATCGCCTGTTTTTATTAGAATACCGTCCCTCTTGGAAAATTCCAAGACAGTACCGGCAGTACCTTCAAATGTTCCGGAAAATACACTAGCCTCAAGAATTCTCAAAGGTAAGCCATTTTCCATACACCAGCAGCCTGGCTCAGGATAGTAAGCACGGATTTTTGCTTCAATAACTTCCGCACTTTCATTCCAGTTTATACGGCCATCTTCTTTTGTAATAATTCCAGTATAAGAAGCTTCTCCAGACTGGGGACGTCCCTCAGGGAGTTTGCCTTCTGAATTACATTTTTTGATTACTTCAAGAATTAGTTTTGCACCTTCCTCTGCACTGTAATTCAAAAGTGATTCACCAGTTTCTGTTCCATTGAGTTCTACTACAGTCTGCTCAAGAATATCACCCTCGTCCATTTTCAAACCGAGAGTCTGAATTGTAACGGCAGTCTGTTTATCGCGATTCAATATAGCTGCAGGAACAGGGGTACAGCCACGATATTTAGGCAGTAAAGAAGGATGAAGATTTATACCACCGAACGGAAAAAGCTCCAGAAACTTAGGTCCAAAGATATGTCCGTAAGCAAAGCAGACAAGAAGATCTGCCTTAAGCGGACGTACAGCATCGCGTGCCTCTCCATCAAGATGAGCAGGAGTAAGAACAGGAATTCCCTGAGACTCAGCAAAAGCCGCAACCGGAGTTGGAATCAGATCCTTATGACGGCCCTTTGCTGTAGGTGGATTTGAAAGTACACCTGCAATTTCAAAGCCGATTTCGCTTTTTGCGCCATTGAGAATCTCAAGTGTTTTCTTTGCCGTTTCCGGACTTCCTGCAAATAAAATCCTGATCATTCGTTTTGCCTTACGTTATTTATTTTGCTTTTTTTGCTTCTTTTGCAGCAAGTTTTGCTGCAATCTTGCGGGCCTTAGATTCCTTTTCGCGGGCTTTTTCAGCAGCACGTTCTGCACGCTTTTTGAACTGAGCTTCAGTCTTTTCTGCAAAAGCCTTATCACCACGGTCAATGTAAAGAATACCGTCAAGGTGATCATATTCATGCTGAATGATGCGGGCAAGAAGTCCGTCTGCATCAAGAGTAAACGGACGTCCCTTTTCATTCAAAGCCTGAACAGTTACACGAACAGGACGTGTGATTGATTCGTAAACCTGTGGAATACTCAGACAGCCCTCTTCATAATCTGCAACCTCTTCAGAAGTTTTGATAATCTGAGGATTAATGAAAACGCGTTTTACATCATCATCAGCCATAGCAACAAACATTCTGATGCTCTTACCAATCTGAGGAGCTGCAAGTCCAACACCATCAGCATCAACCATAGTCTCAAGCATGTCGTTTGCAAGCTGTCTGATTTCGTCATTTACTTCAACAACAGGTTCTGCCTTCTGACGAAGAACCTCTTCACCAAGCTTTGTTATATTTAAAATCATTTTTCACCTCTGATACGTGCAGCACGTGCGTGTCCTGCAAGACCTTCAGAATCTCCAAGATAGCCAGCTGCAGCTGTAGACTTAAGAGTTCCAGGCTTACCCTTTTCAGCTCTGAGAGTTGTTACAGTCTTAAGGAACATTCTTACGCTGAGTCCGCCTGTGTAGTGAGCTGCTCCAGAAGTTGGAAGTGTGTGGTTCAATCCACCTGCATAATCACCAAGAACTTCTGCAGAATAGTGACCTACAAACAGAGAACCGTAATTATGAACAGCCTTTTCAATCTTATCTCGAACAGCGCCCTTATCCATTGCAAGCTCAAGGTGTTCTGGAGCTTTCATGTTTGCAATTTCAACAGCATCTTCTATTTTATCAACAATTATAATTTTTCCGTAAGTATCAATACTCTGGCGGGCAATTGCCTTAGTTGTAAGAGTTTCAAGTTGATTTTCAATAGACTCACTTACCTTAGAAGCAAAATCCATATCATCTGTAACAAGAACAGGCTGTGCAACAATATCGTGTTCAGCCTGTGCAAGAAGGTCAGCTGCTACCCATTCAGGATTAGCAGACTTATCAGCAATAATCATAACTTCTGTAGGACCAGCCATAAAGTCAATTCCAACTGCGCCAAAAACAGAAGCCTTTGCAGCAGCAACAAATTTATTACCAGGTCCAACAATTACATCAACCTTAGGAATGCTTTCTGTACCAAAAGCCATGGCACCGATAGCCTGAGAACCACCAACTGCATAAAGGTGATTTACACCACAGATATAAGCAGCGGCCATAATTCCTTCATCTGCATAAGGCTTCCCGCCAACATATGCTTTACCAGGAATTCCGCTTCCAGTCTTTCCGGCAGCAACCTTGTCATCCGGGTGAACGCGTGGAGGTGTACACATAATTACGTTTGGAACACCGGCAGCAACAGCAGGAGTAACAGTCATAATTACTGTTGAAACCAGAGGGAAACGTCCGGCAGGAACATAACAGCCCGCTGTATCAACAGGAATTGTTTTCTGACCTGTAAAAAGACCTGGCTCAAGTTCTTCTTCAAAATCCTTGAATGATTTTTTCTGAAGCTTTGCAAAGCGAAGTGCAAGGTCGTGTGAATATACAATAGCGTCGTAAACATCGCGCTTTTCAATTCTGAGTTTTTCAGCAGCAGCCTTAAGCTCCTCCTGAGGAACTTCAAAAGTACCAGGAACTGCAACATCAAACTTCTGACCATAAAGACGAAGTGCTGCATCTCCACGTTTTACAACCTCTTCAAGAACAGAGGTTACTACTTCATTTGTTTCACCGAAGGAACGGCCCTTAAAAAACTCAGGCTCTAAATCGTTATATTTTTGTATCTGTATCATACTAAGTAATCTCCTTTAAAGTCGGCAAGCAAAGCTTGCCTCTGAGCCATTCTTTCGATGAACCTAAACTGGCCCGCTGTCGCAACCCAGTTTTTAACGGTTCTTCGATTTTAGGCTTATTTCTCCTTGTGACGTCTGTCCAGCTCGTCGTAAACGTCCTTCCAGGTTACGCCTTCCTTGTACAACAGTACATTTACAAAATAGATGAGGTCTGCGGCTTCCCAGATTACCTCATCGCGGCCGTCTGCTTCACAAAGCTCTTCTGCTTCTTCTTCAACCTTTTCGCGTACACGCTTAGCATCAAGAGTAGCTGTGTAACTGCCAGGTTTTGGATTAGCAAAACGGTCTGCAATAATATTATAAAGTCTGCCCATGCTTGATTTTTCGCCAGGGTCAGTTGTAAAACAGGTCCAGCTTCCGGTATGGCAGGAAGGTCCTGTAGGAAGTACAGTTGCAAGAATACAGTCGCGGTCACAATCAGCACGCATGCGAACCAACTGAAGGAAATTTCCGCTTGTGTCACCCTTAGTCCAGAGTTCGTTACGAGAACGGCTCCAGAAGGTAAGCTTACCGCATTCAAAACTCTTACGGATTGCTTCTTCATTTGCATAAGCCTGCATAAGAACGTCACCGTTTACACTCTGAGCAATTACAGGAATGAGAGGTGTCTTTTCAAAATCAAGACAGGCAACAAAAGAATCTGTAAGATTGACTTTATTTGTATAAAGAGCCATACCAAGCTGTACATCACAATGAAGTTTTTCAAGCTCTTTGATTTCTTCAACAGAAGAGATTCCACCGGCAGCTACTACGCGGCAATGGACTGCGCTACGGAGTTCACGAACATAATCCATGTTTGTTCCCTGCATGCAGCCTTCTTTTTCTACACAAGTAAAAAGAAGTTCAGAACAGAACTTTTCGGCCTGTTTTGCACCTTCAATCAAAGGAATATCAACAGTTTCGGTCCAGCCCTTTACGGCAATCTTACCGTTTATTGCATCTACAGAAATGATGATTCTATCTTTTCCGATTGCAGCTGCAAGTTCGTTCAAAAAGTCTTCATTCAAAACTGACTCGCCAGGCTGAGGATTAGTTTTCCATGCGCTTGAACCGATAATAACTTTTTCTGCACCAAGACTGATGAGCTCACGTGCGCGTTTAACTGTGCGGATTCCACCGCCGGTACGAACGTTTCCATGATGGAGAAGTGATTTTAAAAGCGGGGTATTAACAGTATTACCCTTTGCATCAACATTTCCTAAAGCTGCATCCAAATCAATAACTGCAACTTCGCCATACATGTCAAACTGGCTGATAAGTGCGTCAGCGTCATCACGCTGCAAAACCAGTTCCTTGCCGTTCTTAAGCTGAACGACATGTCCGTTTTTCAAATCAATAGAAGCTATTACCATATTGGGCATTTTAGCAAATTTTCAGACTTTATACAAACAAATAATATATAGAAGATATATGTTAAAGATTGGCGCTAAAAAAAAGACTGCCGGGAAAGGAGGAAAACGGCAGTCTTTAATTCTGGAGGTATTTGCATCAATTAGTATTGCT
The Treponema bryantii DNA segment above includes these coding regions:
- a CDS encoding RluA family pseudouridine synthase, with amino-acid sequence MFPPFSQESARHYCQKLISLIERGDVQLKQCGRESEERKGQGVMIGALVCWKKHEDGTGHRVVLYAVSGNNKQLEAVRPFKNLFVEKSVFVPSIVSSDKIDKALEENDLQIHKLTDQINKLTLVNKSSPERKQLIEQRTCLTDASLKNVFSLYAFTRFDGMPVTLDEIIKLHGGHLPPTGTGDCCAPKFLSYAFAHELEPVSMDEVYFGRDTKNKQNGISYPPCDERCGYILPSILGLEILYRDKDIVVVNKQSGLLSVPGKGEDKQDCVESRVRNLFPEAPVQCAVHRLDMETSGILICALNPEAHRKLNEQFAAGQVHKKYIALLDGILRGKTEGRTELPFRLDPDNRPHQIFDEVNGKLGITEWKKLGVEKLQTGSGEKIVTRIGFSPLTGRTHQLRLASSCSVERGGLGIPIVGDSLYGECRDGERLMLHAAEIKFYHPTSGELLHIVCKPEF
- the rpiA gene encoding ribose-5-phosphate isomerase RpiA; the encoded protein is MSLSQSEQKTLVANTAVDTLIEKGLIFSGMKIGLGTGSTAMPAVKRLAEHITSGKLKDIKAVVTSFQTQNACQDYGIPVYSMNDRAIGGQLDLAIDGADEVDPDCNCIKGGGAAHVREKIVEYNAKIFVVIADSSKAVQTIGTKFPVPVEIIGDARVPVMNALSALGATAVLREGVRKAGPVITDNGNQILDCTWKEPINVPEMEAKINSIVGVVETGLFTQNKPIVFISKEDGSVEIRNLK
- a CDS encoding type I 3-dehydroquinate dehydratase, coding for MNQPLICMTLTGKTLEEDLKLVKKYEKYIDMVELRVDHLNEDEQLSARRFPAMIYQPCILTIRRDIDGGQFTGGDFARTNLFARALAFANPDKSKNFAFVDFEEDFHIPSIQDAAMAFGVRIIRSCHSMKEPILNIRERCDIMRKTGYEIPKIAFMPHSLSDVLNLLKEGESMTQYEHILCAMGAEGFPSRLLASRTNSFLTYVSPEEVLENTKAIGHIDPVTINEMYHFKSINQDTSLYGIAGWPLLKTSSPEIHNKGYEAKKLNAVYIPYRSQLISDTLSFCEGIGVKGLSVTIPHKESVMYYIHEQSPEVAQIGACNTIVRKNNKWLGYNTDAPGFRRALEEFLGPVKIKHKKVAVIGAGGAAKAIVYVLKQMGARVCIFNRTVETAAQLAEKYGFNYCQLDPHCMAKLDEYSTLIVQTTSVGMNSEGPSSAENDPIYFYDFRGNELLFDIVYEPSTTPVMKRAALAGCRVCNGYKMLEYQAYEQFKLFTGLNYEEKK
- a CDS encoding PASTA domain-containing protein codes for the protein MDDNKDYENESKSSKIKNIFKKKPHISIKFSESYDKFQTSIPAFLGICLCAFALMCFAAFAIFFINVKGPEKVLVPNVVGKNLEDALLEMQVKELYPKISLRYSDLPGDEGTILDQSPDAGAIVKGYSRVSLVVSRGVIVDKVDEYTGMNIEDLRMKLQTLFAGQTKPLIVLAEPEYKPDASDAGTILEQDPPAGTKISEPVTVQLVVSRGPNYENTKAPYLIGQSVNDLLQIITRSKLVFDITSHKSSDDEKPGTVVDQQAFDDEFVPNYTRVAVEMALPSGEYNDNIYGIYQEKVADYPYPVPMKIEAYPAEGNSYTLLSFNHPGGMVTVPYAVPKGTTLELTVVNKVVSKKTVN
- the fmt gene encoding methionyl-tRNA formyltransferase yields the protein MIRILFAGSPETAKKTLEILNGAKSEIGFEIAGVLSNPPTAKGRHKDLIPTPVAAFAESQGIPVLTPAHLDGEARDAVRPLKADLLVCFAYGHIFGPKFLELFPFGGINLHPSLLPKYRGCTPVPAAILNRDKQTAVTIQTLGLKMDEGDILEQTVVELNGTETGESLLNYSAEEGAKLILEVIKKCNSEGKLPEGRPQSGEASYTGIITKEDGRINWNESAEVIEAKIRAYYPEPGCWCMENGLPLRILEASVFSGTFEGTAGTVLEFSKRDGILIKTGDGILAVKKLQRQGKNAMDYKSFMNGARNFIGTVLV
- the def gene encoding peptide deformylase, translated to MILNITKLGEEVLRQKAEPVVEVNDEIRQLANDMLETMVDADGVGLAAPQIGKSIRMFVAMADDDVKRVFINPQIIKTSEEVADYEEGCLSIPQVYESITRPVRVTVQALNEKGRPFTLDADGLLARIIQHEYDHLDGILYIDRGDKAFAEKTEAQFKKRAERAAEKAREKESKARKIAAKLAAKEAKKAK
- the hisD gene encoding histidinol dehydrogenase, producing the protein MIQIQKYNDLEPEFFKGRSFGETNEVVTSVLEEVVKRGDAALRLYGQKFDVAVPGTFEVPQEELKAAAEKLRIEKRDVYDAIVYSHDLALRFAKLQKKSFKDFEEELEPGLFTGQKTIPVDTAGCYVPAGRFPLVSTVIMTVTPAVAAGVPNVIMCTPPRVHPDDKVAAGKTGSGIPGKAYVGGKPYADEGIMAAAYICGVNHLYAVGGSQAIGAMAFGTESIPKVDVIVGPGNKFVAAAKASVFGAVGIDFMAGPTEVMIIADKSANPEWVAADLLAQAEHDIVAQPVLVTDDMDFASKVSESIENQLETLTTKAIARQSIDTYGKIIIVDKIEDAVEIANMKAPEHLELAMDKGAVRDKIEKAVHNYGSLFVGHYSAEVLGDYAGGLNHTLPTSGAAHYTGGLSVRMFLKTVTTLRAEKGKPGTLKSTAAAGYLGDSEGLAGHARAARIRGEK
- the hisIE gene encoding bifunctional phosphoribosyl-AMP cyclohydrolase/phosphoribosyl-ATP diphosphatase HisIE; protein product: MVIASIDLKNGHVVQLKNGKELVLQRDDADALISQFDMYGEVAVIDLDAALGNVDAKGNTVNTPLLKSLLHHGNVRTGGGIRTVKRARELISLGAEKVIIGSSAWKTNPQPGESVLNEDFLNELAAAIGKDRIIISVDAINGKIAVKGWTETVDIPLIEGAKQAEKFCSELLFTCVEKEGCMQGTNMDYVRELRSAVHCRVVAAGGISSVEEIKELEKLHCDVQLGMALYTNKVNLTDSFVACLDFEKTPLIPVIAQSVNGDVLMQAYANEEAIRKSFECGKLTFWSRSRNELWTKGDTSGNFLQLVRMRADCDRDCILATVLPTGPSCHTGSWTCFTTDPGEKSSMGRLYNIIADRFANPKPGSYTATLDAKRVREKVEEEAEELCEADGRDEVIWEAADLIYFVNVLLYKEGVTWKDVYDELDRRHKEK